In a single window of the Mustela nigripes isolate SB6536 chromosome 17, MUSNIG.SB6536, whole genome shotgun sequence genome:
- the DDX28 gene encoding probable ATP-dependent RNA helicase DDX28 — MALARPPRVLRLTVRLLSAPRRDLAVRGPDEPLPVVRIPRALQLRQEQRQSGRSSPRLVLARPGRLLISARRPELNQPARLTLGRWERAPLASRGWKNRRSRRDYFSIERAQHEVPALRDSASEGSFAALGLEPRVLHALQEAAPEVVRPTTVQSRTIPPLLRGRHILCAAETGSGKTLGYLLPLLQRLLGRPTLDSHRIPAPRGLVLVPSRELAEQVRAVAQPLGVSLGLHVRELEGGHGMSRIRLQLSKQPSVDVLVATPGALWKALKGQLITLRQLSYLVLDEADTLLDESFLELVDYILEKSHIAEDSADLKDPFNPKAQLVLVGATFPEGVGQLLSKVASPDSLTTITSSKLHCIMPHVRQTFMRLKGAEKVTELVQILKQHDKAYRSSRSGTVLVFCNSSSTVNWLGYILDDHKIQHLRLQGQMPASMRAGIFQCFQEGSQDILLCTDIASRGLDSTHVELVVNYDFPLTLQDYIHRAGRVGRVGSEVPGTVISFVTHPWDVNLVQKIELAARRRRSLPGIGSSVSEPLPQQI, encoded by the coding sequence ATGGCTCTGGCGCGGCCGCCGCGGGTGCTGCGGCTCACGGTTCGGTTGCTTTCGGCACCTCGACGGGACCTAGCGGTCCGCGGTCCGGACGAGCCCCTGCCAGTAGTTCGCATCCCGCGGGCTCTACAGCTGCGGCAGGAACAGCGGCAAAGCGGACGGAGTTCCCCGCGGCTGGTGCTGGCGCGACCTGGCCGGCTGCTGATCTCGGCGCGGCGGCCAGAGTTGAACCAGCCGGCGCGCCTCACGCTGGGCCGTTGGGAGCGCGCGCCACTAGCTTCGCGAGGTTGGAAGAATCGGCGCTCCCGCAGGGACTACTTCTCTATCGAGCGAGCGCAACATGAGGTACCAGCGCTGCGGGACTCCGCATCTGAGGGCAGCTTCGCGGCTCTTGGTCTGGAACCCCGCGTGCTGCATGCACTACAGGAGGCAGCTCCCGAAGTCGTTCGGCCTACAACCGTGCAGTCGCGCACCATACCCCCTCTACTTCGCGGCCGCCACATCCTTTGCGCTGCGGAAACCGGCAGTGGCAAGACTCTTGGATACCTACTACCTCTGCTTCAGCGGCTCTTGGGCCGGCCAACCTTGGATTCGCACAGGATACCAGCTCCTCGAGGCCTGGTCCTTGTACCTTCGCGAGAATTAGCCGAACAGGTGCGGGCGGTGGCCCAGCCCTTGGGCGTCTCCTTGGGCCTCCACGTGCGGGAGCTAGAGGGAGGCCATGGCATGAGTAGGATCCGGCTGCAACTGTCCAAACAACCCTCAGTAGATGTACTAGTGGCCACTCCAGGAGCTCTGTGGAAGGCCCTGAAAGGTCAACTGATCACCCTGAGGCAGCTCTCCTACTTGGTGTTGGATGAGGCAGACACACTATTGGATGAAAGCTTCCTGGAACTAGTGGACTATATCTTGGAGAAGAGCCATATAGCAGAAGATTCTGCTGACTTAAAAGACCCCTTCAATCCCAAAGCTCAGTTAGTGCTGGTGGGGGCCACATTTCCTGAAGGTGTAGGCCAACTGCTAAGTAAAGTTGCCAGCCCAGACTCTCTAACCACCATCACCAGCTCTAAGCTCCACTGCATCATGCCTCATGTTAGACAGACATTTATGAGGCTGAAGGGAGCAGAGAAGGTGACTGAGTTGGTGCAGATTCTCAAGCAGCATGACAAAGCATACAGGTCTAGCCGCTCGGGAACTGTTCTGGTGTTTTGTAATAGCTCCAGCACTGTGAATTGGCTGGGATATATTCTGGATGACCACAAAATCCAACACCTAAGGCTGCAGGGACAAATGCCAGCCTCAATGAGGGCAGGCATCTTCCAGTGCTTCCAGGAGGGCTCCCAAGACATACTCCTCTGCACAGACATAGCCTCTCGGGGCCTGGACAGCACCCATGTAGAGCTAGTTGTCAATTACGATTTCCCTCTCACCCTGCAAGACTACATCCACAGAGCTGGTAGGGTGGGCCGTGTAGGAAGCGAGGTGCCTGGCACCGTCATCAGCTTTGTGACCCATCCCTGGGATGTAAACCTGGTTCAGAAGATTGAGCTGGCAGCGCGCCGGAGGAGAAGTCTTCCAGGAATTGGGTCCTCAGTGAGCGAGCCTTTGCCCCAGCAAATCTGA